GAAGCTTACACGCTTACCCTACTGGGCGACGTTCACGAAAGCCTGGGTGACCTGGGGACGGCTTTGGAATTCCAGCAGCGATCGATCCAACTGAACAGAGAGGTAGGTAATCGCCGGCTCGAGGCAAACGCCATGAGTAGCATCGGAAAAATATTCAGACAACAGGGACAGCATACCGAAGCAATCGAACAACACAGCCAGGCTCTTATTCAAATAAGGGAGGTGGGAGACCACTATGCCGAGTGCGAGATCTTGATGGATCTCGGCACAGCCCTCCTGGAAACCGGAGACAAACAGGCAGCACTGGAGAGCCAACATGCCGCTCTGGATATAGCCATCACCGTCAAAGACCGGTATCGGCAGGGTCTGGCCCGCAATAATCTCGCCCATGCGCTACACGCACTCGGCAGGACCGAAGGGGCCACTAACCAGTGGAGAACGGCTTTTGACATCCTCTCCCCCATGGGGGTTCCCGAGGTCAGGGAGATCGCCCAGCAGACGCTTGGAGCGTCGGCCCTCACGACACGGTTACCAGAGTGATCGCAGGTTAACGAGGGCCCGGGAGGAGGGGCTTCAAGGGTTTCTTCAGGACGCCCGCATGGATCTGCGTCCTATTCAGGCGGTGAGCAGCAGCGCCGTCACCGTGGCGGTCACGCCCACCATGACCAGCGCCGTCCCGGCCAGGACGAACGTGAGCATCGGCACCCGCACTCCCCTGCGGCGGCACCACTCGAACCACAGCAGGGTGGCGAGGGAGGCCCACGGGGTGATCACCGAGCCGGCGTTGGTGCCGACGAGCAGGGCGAACAGCAGGTCCCGGTCGCCCGGGGGGATGGCCTGCTCCACGACCGTGTAGGCGGGCAGGTTGTTGATCAGGTTGGACAGCACCGCGCCGACGGCCGCGACGCGGTAGGCCCCGTCGCCTCCCGGGCCCCCGGAGGTCCCGACGAGGGAGCTCATCACCGAGGCCAGGCCGTACCGGCTCAGGGTGGGCACCACCAGGAACAGGCCGACGACGAAGACGAGCAGCTGCCAGGGGAACAGCGCGAGGGTGAGCTTCGAGCGGTCGCGCCAGGCGAAGGCGGCGATCATCAGGGCCGCCCCGGCCAGGGCGGCGAACTGGATCGGCAGCTCCAGCAGGATCGCGGCGACGAACAGGACGCACGCCGAGGCCGCGATCCTGAACAGCACCGGGTCGGCGACCGGCCCGGGGGTCGGCGGGTCGTAGCGGACGGCACCGCGCCGGCCACGGCGCCAGAAGAACACCCACAGGAAGACCATGGTGACCGCGATGGAGACGAGCTGGGGGAACCAGAGCCGGCCGGCGAACTCGCGGGCGGACATCCCGAGCCGTTCCACGGCCAGCAGGTTCGTCAGGTTCGACACCGGCAGGAGCAGGGCGGCGGTGTTGGCCAGCCAGAGGGTCGTCATGGCCAGCGGCAGCGCGGCGATCCCGGTCCTGGCCGCGAGGGCGAGCATGACGGGCGTCAGCAGCACCACCGTGGTGTCCAGGTTCAGGAAGATGGTGACCACCGAGGCGAAGGCCGTGCACAGCAGGAAGAGCGCGACGTGGTTTCCCCGCCCCACCGCCGCCAGCCGGATCGCGATCACATCGAAGAGCCGGGCCTCCTTGACGAGGTCCGCGAGGATGATCACCGCGCCGAGGAACAGCAGGATCGGCGCGATCCGCTCCATCTCGCTCCAGGCCTCCCGTACGGGAAGCAGACCGGTCGCGACGAACAGGAGGCCGAGGCCAAGCAGTCCGAAGCGGATCCGGTCCAGAACGCTCAATCGCCGCAGCACATCGGACATGGTCGCACGCCTCACCTGCGTGAACCGGTCCAGGGGGTGATCGCGCCCAGATGTCCGCGCGAGCGGTGAGGTCCCCGGGGGGTCGTCCGGCCCAGGCGGGTATGGAAGGCCACCGAGATGGTTTCCCGCTCAGAGATCGGGGGCCGCGCACGGCCCTCCCGCTCAGGCGGGCACCGAGCCCCGGAGCCCCCGCCCAGAGGACCTTCGCGCTCAGACGGTGGCGCGGGCCGTGAGGCCGGCCCAGATGCCGTCCATCCGGGCCTCCAGCTCCTCCAGGGTCCCCTCGTTCGGGACGACGATGTCGGCGATCTCCAGCCGCTCCTCGCGGGTCGCCTGGGCCGCGAGCCTCGCCCTGGCGTCCTGCTCGCTCATGCCGCGCAGCTCGACCAGCCGGGCGACGCGCACCTCGTCGTCGGCGTCGACGACGATCACCACCTCGTACATGGGGGCGAGCTTGTTCTCCGCCAGCAGTGGCACGTCGTAGATCACGATGCTGCCGGGAGCCGCCCGCTCCTGCAGCTCGGCGACCCGCGCGCCGACGAGCGGGTGGACGATGGCGTTGAGCGAGGCGAGTTTCTCGGAGTCGGCGAAGACGATCGAGCCGAGCTTCTCCCGGTTGAGTGAGCCGTCCTCGCGCAGGACCTCCGTGCCGAAGACCCCGGTCACGCGCGCCAGCCCGGGGGTGCCCGGCTCGACCACCTCTCTGGCGATCTTGTCGGCGTCGATGACCATGGCGCCACGGGCGCCCAGCCGCCGGGAGACCTCGCTCTTGCCCGACCCGATGCCACCGGTAAGCCCCACCTTCAACATGATCCGCAGCATACGCCGTACGGGCCGCGTTCCGGCGCGGTCGGCGACGGGGCTCCACCTCGGGTCGCCGGGCCTGGGCCCGCCGTTCATCCCGTCGTGCGAGGCGGTCGTCTCCTCGGCGGGGGGCCGAAATCGCCCCTCACCATGCCCGCCGGCTGACGGCCCCGGTGGCCCCCGGCGCGCAGGCAGGAATCACCCCTCGCCATGCCCACCGGTTGGGTCCCGACAAGCGAGCAGGAATCGATCCTCACCGCGCCCCCGGCTGACGACCCCAGCGGTGCATCCCGACAAGCGGGCAGGAATCGCCCCTCGCGGCGCCGGAGGTCACGTCTGCCGCCCTTCAGGACGAGATGCTCACTTGGCACCGATCGGCGTACGGAAACGTCTCTGGGGCCCTCACAGCTCTCTGCGCATGTGCACCAGGGTCAGGTGGTCGGTCATCCGCTCCCGGCGCGTCTCGCGGTAGCCGTGGCGGCGGTAGAGGCGGAGGTTGCCCTCCGACAGGTGGCCGGTGAACAGGTCGAAGGCGAGTGCCGTGGCGGCCTCGTCGTGCAGGGCCGCCAGCAGGGCTCCGCCGACGCCCGCGCCCTGCCGGTCGGGGGCGACCACCAGGCGGCCTACCAGGCAGGTTGTTCCGGACATCCGGCCGCGGACCGCGCCCACGATCCTCGCCCCGTCGCGGGCGACGAGCACGGTGGCCGTCTCGACGGCCTTGCGGACCTGGGCGATGGACTCCACGAGCGGCGCGATGAACGGGTCGCCGTAGAGCTGGGCCTCGCCCACGTAGGCCGCGCGCTGCACGGTCAGGATCTCGCCCGCGTCCTCGGGTTCCGCCCACTCGATCACGGTCACGGCGCCACCCTAGCGGCGGGACGAGAGGCCGGGCAAAAGGCCAGGCAAGGCCAAGTGGCCGAACGAGAGGCCGGACAAGGCCGGGACGACCGGGCAAAAGGCCCGGCAAGGCCGAATGATCCGGCAAGAGGCCGGGTGGCCGCCGTCGGCCGCTCCCGCGGGTGCCGGAAAGGGGCGAGCCTCCCCCGGCGGGGCCGTCGGGCCGGGGCCGCATCCCGCGAGCGGGCGCGAGGCCAGGCGACGGGAAGACCCCGCCGGAAACGCGGAAAGGGCCCCGCCGGAGCGGGGCCCTTCCGTCGATCTTCTACCGCGTTGTCAGCGCCGTCGGCACCGTCAGTTCTGGCCGCCCGCGAGCTTCTCGCGCAGAGCCGCGAGAGCCTCGTCGGAGGCCAGGGCGCCCGCCGCCGGAGCGGAGGAGCCACTGCTGCTGCTGCTGGAGGCACCGGTGGAACCCGTGGACGGGGTCTCGCCGGAGTAGGACGTGGGGGCAGCCTCGCCCGCCTCGGCCTCGGCCTTGCGGGCCTCCTCGACCTGCTTCTTGTGAGCCTCGAAGCGGGTCTGAGCCTCGGCGTACTGCCGCTCCCACTCCTCGCGCTGCTTGTCGAAGCCGTCGAGCCACTCGCCGGTCTCGGAGTCGAAACCCTCGGGGTAGATGTAGTTGCCCGAGTCGTCGTAGGTCGCCGCCATGCCGTAAAGCGTGGGGTCGAACTCGACGTCGGCGCCGATCGCACCCTCGTTCGCCTGCTTGAGCGACAGCGAGATCCGGCGGCGCTCGAGGTCGATGTCGATGATCTTCACGAAGATCTCGTCGCCGACCTGAACGACCTGCTCGGGAATCTCGACGTGGCGCTCGGCCAGCTCGGAGATGTGGACCAGGCCCTCGATGCCCTCCTCGACGCGGACGAACGCACCGAACGGCACCAGCTTGGTGACGCGACCCGGGACGACCTGACCGATCTGGTGGGTGCGGGCGAACTGCTGCCAGGGGTCTTCCTGCGTCGCCTTGAGCGACAGGGAGACGCGCTCGCGCTCCATGTCGACGTCGAGCACCTCGACGGTGACCTCCTGGCCGACCTCGACAACCTCGGAGGGGTGGTCGATGTGCTTCCAGGAGAGCTCGGAGACGTGGACCAGACCGTCGACGCCGCCGAGATCGACGAACGCACCGAAGTTGACGATCGAGGAGACGACGCCCTTGCGGACCTGACCCTTCTGCAGGGTGTTGAGGAACGTCTGGCGAACCTCGGACTGGGTCTGCTCAAGCCAGGCACGGCGGGACAGAACCACGTTGTTGCGGTTCTTGTCGAGCTCGATGATCTTCGCTTCGAGCTCGCGGCCCACGTACGGCTGGAGGTCGCGGACGCGCCGCATCTCGACCAGGGACGCCGGCAGGAAGCCACGCAGGCCGATGTCGAGGATGAGACCACCCTTGACGACCTCGATGACCGTGCCGGTGACGATGCCGTCCTCGTCCTTGATCTTCTCGATCGTGCCCCAGGCCCGCTCGTACTGAGCGCGCTTCTTGGACAGGATCAGGCGGCCTTCCTTGTCCTCCTTCTGGAGAACAAGGGCCTCGACGTGCTCGCCAACCTCGACGACATCCGCCGGGTCGACATCGTGCTTGATCGAGAGCTCGCGCGAGGGGATGACACCCTCGGTCTTGTAGCCGATGTCGAGCAAAACTTCGTCTCGATCGACCTTGACGACGGTGCCCTCGACGATGTCGCCGTCGTTGAAGTACTTGATGGTCAGGTCGATCGCTGCGAGGAACTCTTCCTCGGAGCCGATGTCGTTGACCGCTACCTGCGGGGTGCTCGAGGTGGCCTCAGTGCTGCTCGTCATGTGTGGAGTTGCTCCGAACGCGGACAGATGTCGATGTGGCGAACGCGCGGCAGGCCTCTTACCGTCAGCCGAAGAATTGACATCGGCGTGATCGAGCGCGAGCCCACTCCGTCCGAGACACGCGCGAGCCCACAACGCAGCGATCAGCATATGAGACCAGACGGGTATGGTCAATCCAACGACTCTACGCGCCCGCGTGCCGAAAGGATAACGATCTCGCTTAATAGGCGTTGATCTTCTGCTCCCGGTTCGTTCTGATATTACCTCGAAGCCCGTGTGGGACGGAGATGCGATCGGGATCGCCGTCGGCCGTGTAGCGCTCGCGGGGGTGCTTGTTCAGCCATCCGAGCCAGTACTCGGAACACCACTTCCGGCACTCCCCCTTCCTGCCGTTGCTCTGGATCCGCTGGATCGCGCGCCAGTTGTAGTCCTTGACGAACGGCGAGACCGACGGCTCGGCGCCGGCCAGGAAGACGCCCTTGAACCGGTAGGACACACCGTGCCACTTTCCCGACTGCACGGTAGATCTTTTGTGGGGCATCGCGCCGAACGGCAGCGCCAGCGTCTCGGAGGGGGGAACCCCGAGCTTCTTCAGCAGCCGCTCGACCCTGGCGACCTGCTCGACGATCTTCTTCTTGGGCAGGCTCGGCAGATTAGGGTGGCTCCAGGTGTGGTTGGCCACCTCGAAGCCCCTCGAGGCCAGCCAGCGCACGGCCCGCTCCTGGTCCTCCTCCTCGCGCAGGCCGAACGGGTGCCGGTTGACCCAGAAGGTGGCGACGGGCCGGAAGCCGGGGTACTTCACGGCGACCTGGTAGATGATGCCGACCGCGGTGTCCTTGGCCGGGGTGCCGTCCGCCTCCAGGGCGAAGTGGCTGGGATGGCCGTCGTCGAAGGTCAGCACGACCGGGTGTTTGCCCGCCGGGATGTCCATCCTTCCGGTGGCGAACTCCCGGGCGGTGACCGGCACGTAGCCGTCCCTGGCGAG
This region of Streptosporangium sp. NBC_01495 genomic DNA includes:
- the coaE gene encoding dephospho-CoA kinase, which gives rise to MLKVGLTGGIGSGKSEVSRRLGARGAMVIDADKIAREVVEPGTPGLARVTGVFGTEVLREDGSLNREKLGSIVFADSEKLASLNAIVHPLVGARVAELQERAAPGSIVIYDVPLLAENKLAPMYEVVIVVDADDEVRVARLVELRGMSEQDARARLAAQATREERLEIADIVVPNEGTLEELEARMDGIWAGLTARATV
- a CDS encoding polysaccharide deacetylase family protein, whose protein sequence is MRSPIPLTKIIILANVVVVVLAVVVLLVLPPPSAPPGAARPGASTAGPPPSAAPSPVPELPSAELPPPITASAEFARQVKANEAGAVPILMYHRITARRLASIDRTPAQMRKELERLARDGYVPVTAREFATGRMDIPAGKHPVVLTFDDGHPSHFALEADGTPAKDTAVGIIYQVAVKYPGFRPVATFWVNRHPFGLREEEDQERAVRWLASRGFEVANHTWSHPNLPSLPKKKIVEQVARVERLLKKLGVPPSETLALPFGAMPHKRSTVQSGKWHGVSYRFKGVFLAGAEPSVSPFVKDYNWRAIQRIQSNGRKGECRKWCSEYWLGWLNKHPRERYTADGDPDRISVPHGLRGNIRTNREQKINAY
- a CDS encoding SLC13 family permease, whose translation is MSDVLRRLSVLDRIRFGLLGLGLLFVATGLLPVREAWSEMERIAPILLFLGAVIILADLVKEARLFDVIAIRLAAVGRGNHVALFLLCTAFASVVTIFLNLDTTVVLLTPVMLALAARTGIAALPLAMTTLWLANTAALLLPVSNLTNLLAVERLGMSAREFAGRLWFPQLVSIAVTMVFLWVFFWRRGRRGAVRYDPPTPGPVADPVLFRIAASACVLFVAAILLELPIQFAALAGAALMIAAFAWRDRSKLTLALFPWQLLVFVVGLFLVVPTLSRYGLASVMSSLVGTSGGPGGDGAYRVAAVGAVLSNLINNLPAYTVVEQAIPPGDRDLLFALLVGTNAGSVITPWASLATLLWFEWCRRRGVRVPMLTFVLAGTALVMVGVTATVTALLLTA
- a CDS encoding GNAT family N-acetyltransferase, yielding MTVIEWAEPEDAGEILTVQRAAYVGEAQLYGDPFIAPLVESIAQVRKAVETATVLVARDGARIVGAVRGRMSGTTCLVGRLVVAPDRQGAGVGGALLAALHDEAATALAFDLFTGHLSEGNLRLYRRHGYRETRRERMTDHLTLVHMRREL
- the rpsA gene encoding 30S ribosomal protein S1 encodes the protein MTSSTEATSSTPQVAVNDIGSEEEFLAAIDLTIKYFNDGDIVEGTVVKVDRDEVLLDIGYKTEGVIPSRELSIKHDVDPADVVEVGEHVEALVLQKEDKEGRLILSKKRAQYERAWGTIEKIKDEDGIVTGTVIEVVKGGLILDIGLRGFLPASLVEMRRVRDLQPYVGRELEAKIIELDKNRNNVVLSRRAWLEQTQSEVRQTFLNTLQKGQVRKGVVSSIVNFGAFVDLGGVDGLVHVSELSWKHIDHPSEVVEVGQEVTVEVLDVDMERERVSLSLKATQEDPWQQFARTHQIGQVVPGRVTKLVPFGAFVRVEEGIEGLVHISELAERHVEIPEQVVQVGDEIFVKIIDIDLERRRISLSLKQANEGAIGADVEFDPTLYGMAATYDDSGNYIYPEGFDSETGEWLDGFDKQREEWERQYAEAQTRFEAHKKQVEEARKAEAEAGEAAPTSYSGETPSTGSTGASSSSSSGSSAPAAGALASDEALAALREKLAGGQN